A portion of the Bubalus kerabau isolate K-KA32 ecotype Philippines breed swamp buffalo chromosome 1, PCC_UOA_SB_1v2, whole genome shotgun sequence genome contains these proteins:
- the CIB3 gene encoding calcium and integrin-binding family member 3, which yields MGNKQTVFTHEQLEAYQDCTFFTRKEIMRLFYRYQDLAPQLVPLDYTSCPDVKVPYELIGSMPELKDNPFRQRIAQVFSENGDGHMTLDNFLDMFSVMSEMAPRDLKVYYAFKIYDFNNDDYICAWDLEQTVTKLTRGELSTEEVSLICEKVLDEADGDHDGRLSLEDFQNMILRAPDFLSTFHIRI from the exons ATGGGCAACAAGCAAACAGTCTTCACTCATGAGCAACTGGAAGCTTATCAG GACTGCACCTTCTTCACGAGAAAGGAAATCATGAG gctcttctatcgCTACCAGGACCTGGCCCCTCAGCTTGTCCCTCTCGACTATACCAGCTGCCCTGACGTGAAGGTGCCCTATGAGCTCATTGGCAGCATGCCTGAGCTGAAG GACAACCCCTTCCGTCAGAGGATCGCCCAGGTCTTCTCCGAAAATGGGGATGGCCATATGACCTTGGACAACTTCCTGGACATGTTTTCTGTGATGAGTGAAATGGCTCCCCGTGACCTCAAAGTCTACTACGCTTTTAAAATTTATG ACTTTAACAATGATGACTACATCTGTGCGTGGGACCTGGAGCAGACGGTGACTAAGCTGACGCGGGGGGAGCTGAGCACTGAGGAGGTGAGCCTGATATGTGAGAAGGTGCTGGATGAAGCCGATGGGGACCACGACGGGCGGCTATCCCTGGAAGACTTCCAGAACATGATCCTTCGGGCACCAGACTTCCTCAG CACCTTCCACATCCGCATCTGA
- the HSH2D gene encoding hematopoietic SH2 domain-containing protein isoform X1, whose translation MGTRLDQKEGQGWRGPERQEETSGGTGQTSPLEAMTEARRLPPSLPPRLDWFVQTQVDQLTCEGVPEWFHGAISREDAENLLESQPLGSFLIRVSHSHVGYTLSYKAQNSCHHFMVKLLDDGSFMIPGEERVHDSLDALVTFYQQQPLRPHGDLLMQSCPQRDPVNVDYEDLFLYSNALVEEASSSALGFSEHQIPSSYPMAPPKEASAKPGPLHRSKERKLSARLEGASMEGPLEEACQKLWRNLRMLPKTGRKVQQQLKSHLATLSSSSVTDGSETGTGDTAWENNVNKDPFVATSLASPAQPQAPRNRQGPSRKTSRSVSWNEATSKVRDWHQTVVRVLSLQASKPGPVDLREPQDSLPEEYRPPPPFAPGYC comes from the exons ATGGGAACCAGGCTGGACCAGAAGGAGGGCCAGGGCTGGCGGGGTccagagaggcaggaagaaaCTTCTGGGGGCACTG GTCAGACCTCACCCCTGGAAGCCATGACTGAGGCCAGAAGGCTGCCCCCATCACTGCCTCCACGACTGGACTGGTTCGTGCAGACGCAGGTGGACCAGCTGACCTGTGAAGGGGTCCCTGAGTGGTTCCACGGTGCCATCTCGAGAGA GGATGCTGAGAACTTGTTGGAGTCACAGCCCCTGGGATCCTTCCTCATCAGGGTCAGTCACAGTCATGTGGGCTACACACTCTCTTACAA AGCTCAGAACTCCTGCCACCACTTCATGGTGAAACTGTTGGATGATGGGAGCTTcatgatccctggagaagagagggtCCATGACTCTCTAGATGCTTTGGTCACCTTCTATCAGCAGCAACCGCTGCGACCACATGGGGACCTGCTGATGCAGTCCTGCCCACAG AGGGATCCAGTAAATGTGGATTATGAAGATCTCTTCCTTTACTCCAACGCACTGGTTGAGGAAGCCTCCAGCTCTGCTCTTGGCTTCAGTGAACATCAGATTCCCTCCTCTTATCCCATGGCCCCACCCAAGGAG GCCTCTGCAAAGCCAGGCCCGCTCCATCGGTCAAAGGAAAGGAAGCTGTCAGCAAGGCTGGAAGGTGCATCCATGGAGGGTCCTCTCGAGGAGGCTTGTCAGAAACTCTGGAGGAATCTCAGGATGCTCCCCAAGACGGGCAGGAAGGTCCAGCAGCAGCTGAAATCCCACCTGGCGACTTTGAGCTCATCGTCAGTGACCGACGGCTCGGAAACTGGGACAGGTGACACAGCCTGGGAAAATAACGTCAACAAGGACCCCTTTGTGGCCACGTCCCTCGCAAGCCCCGCACAGCCCCAAGCTCCAAGAAACAGGCAGGGCCCCTCCAGGAAAACCTCAAGGTCGGTCAGCTGGAACGAGGCAACCTCGAAGGTCAGGGACTGGCACCAGACGGTGGTGAGGGTCCTGTCCTTACAGGCGTCCAAACCAGGCCCAGTGGACTTGAGAGAACCCCAGGACTCTCTCCCTGAGGAGTACCGCCCCCCGCCACCCTTTGCCCCTGGGTACTGCTAG
- the HSH2D gene encoding hematopoietic SH2 domain-containing protein isoform X2 yields MTEARRLPPSLPPRLDWFVQTQVDQLTCEGVPEWFHGAISREDAENLLESQPLGSFLIRVSHSHVGYTLSYKAQNSCHHFMVKLLDDGSFMIPGEERVHDSLDALVTFYQQQPLRPHGDLLMQSCPQRDPVNVDYEDLFLYSNALVEEASSSALGFSEHQIPSSYPMAPPKEASAKPGPLHRSKERKLSARLEGASMEGPLEEACQKLWRNLRMLPKTGRKVQQQLKSHLATLSSSSVTDGSETGTGDTAWENNVNKDPFVATSLASPAQPQAPRNRQGPSRKTSRSVSWNEATSKVRDWHQTVVRVLSLQASKPGPVDLREPQDSLPEEYRPPPPFAPGYC; encoded by the exons ATGACTGAGGCCAGAAGGCTGCCCCCATCACTGCCTCCACGACTGGACTGGTTCGTGCAGACGCAGGTGGACCAGCTGACCTGTGAAGGGGTCCCTGAGTGGTTCCACGGTGCCATCTCGAGAGA GGATGCTGAGAACTTGTTGGAGTCACAGCCCCTGGGATCCTTCCTCATCAGGGTCAGTCACAGTCATGTGGGCTACACACTCTCTTACAA AGCTCAGAACTCCTGCCACCACTTCATGGTGAAACTGTTGGATGATGGGAGCTTcatgatccctggagaagagagggtCCATGACTCTCTAGATGCTTTGGTCACCTTCTATCAGCAGCAACCGCTGCGACCACATGGGGACCTGCTGATGCAGTCCTGCCCACAG AGGGATCCAGTAAATGTGGATTATGAAGATCTCTTCCTTTACTCCAACGCACTGGTTGAGGAAGCCTCCAGCTCTGCTCTTGGCTTCAGTGAACATCAGATTCCCTCCTCTTATCCCATGGCCCCACCCAAGGAG GCCTCTGCAAAGCCAGGCCCGCTCCATCGGTCAAAGGAAAGGAAGCTGTCAGCAAGGCTGGAAGGTGCATCCATGGAGGGTCCTCTCGAGGAGGCTTGTCAGAAACTCTGGAGGAATCTCAGGATGCTCCCCAAGACGGGCAGGAAGGTCCAGCAGCAGCTGAAATCCCACCTGGCGACTTTGAGCTCATCGTCAGTGACCGACGGCTCGGAAACTGGGACAGGTGACACAGCCTGGGAAAATAACGTCAACAAGGACCCCTTTGTGGCCACGTCCCTCGCAAGCCCCGCACAGCCCCAAGCTCCAAGAAACAGGCAGGGCCCCTCCAGGAAAACCTCAAGGTCGGTCAGCTGGAACGAGGCAACCTCGAAGGTCAGGGACTGGCACCAGACGGTGGTGAGGGTCCTGTCCTTACAGGCGTCCAAACCAGGCCCAGTGGACTTGAGAGAACCCCAGGACTCTCTCCCTGAGGAGTACCGCCCCCCGCCACCCTTTGCCCCTGGGTACTGCTAG